In Dioscorea cayenensis subsp. rotundata cultivar TDr96_F1 chromosome 13, TDr96_F1_v2_PseudoChromosome.rev07_lg8_w22 25.fasta, whole genome shotgun sequence, the sequence GAATCTCCCTGCTTCAAGCTATGAATGCCAATCACACATCATGCTATTTGTTATGCTCCCAACCCTTTTTGAAAGCATGTTTTGTCCTCATCATCaatattttgagagtttttATTGGGTTTTACCAGTTAATAATAGTAAAGGACTGCTGAAGTTAGCCATGATGGGATAAATATTttgatgtcatatatatatatatatatatgtgtgtgtgtgtgtgtgtgtgtgtgtatatttcttctcttcttgCTTTAGAGCATTCTCTTGAACACTTCATTACTTCTTTGTTTTTGAGTATATCTTATTGAGTGGAACTCTAGAATGTGCTAGGTCCATAATGCAGCTGAGCTTCTATAGATGATCGGGCCATTAGATAATAAGGAAAATCTTTCTAATCTTGGTATTGTTTCTCAATCCCTCACCTGCAGAATAGATGCTAGATGAAGCTTCTATTGCCTTAAGATGATGCTTGATTTTAGCCTGTCTAattgtgttttgtattatttaCAAATCATTTGGTTTCTCTGGATACTACAGGGTGATTTCTTTCTATGCTTTCAGTTGATCCAAAGCTAGGGAAGATGCTTGTCATGGTGCTATGACTATCTTTTATTATCTTGATCCAATTTGTTACAGTTGTGTCTGGCTTAAGTGTTCAAGATCATTTTCTCTTACCTTAAGATAAGAAGGATGTAAATGCATGCAATAAATAGTTACATGTCCATTTCATCCTTTTTATGAAATCTTACAGTTGCGTTTCATGtatcaaaatgaatatttagaaataaatcaaaattggtttatgaaggcaaaaaaaaagaaaaaaaaaagaacttgacGTTCTTCCTCAAGTTTGTTACTTGCGACTAGTGTTTAAGCATAAATTCAACTCAAAAGCAAAACCACTCTTTGCCCTTCAATCAGCATTCCATATTGGTCTATATGTCACAAACCTAGTCAACAAAGaagtttagaaaaataaaaaagagagaaagaaagaaagaaagagagtttGGTTGTATTCTTTTGACAGAAAATTCCATAATCAACAAtctgttaaatattggcttgatatccttgggatgaagccaaatcttgatttttttttaatccaatggTCTAGATTgttctattgtttatataaggttatgtttgtttgtattgtgtaatgagagaaaagagagagatagagagtgTGAGTTCTTTTGTATTTGAAGAGTGAAGGTGTAGAGGTaagctcttgttcttgcttgatctcattaaagcaaaGTAATacccttgtttttgaggtaagACTAGTTCTTAGGGCTTGGTAACCTATTGTGACATTGTTCTCCAATGGATGTAGGCTTATTCTTagccgaaccacgttaaattggtgtttcttattttattcttgtgagattggttgtatgGTATCCTTGCATTGTCCATTTATTGTGTTATTActaggtattgtgatattgcacacAAAGTGTTCGACGAATTACCACACTAGTTCCACGCTTCCTTACACGCAACACAATCTCAATGGAaccacataataataattaaacatatgTTGGTCTAAATGTATCTAtataattgatcaaataaaagaacttCAATTTCTGCTGAAATCTTGAGCATGATGATATAAACCAGAACTACATCTGCTTTATGAATGTCATttctaacacacacacacatatatatagtagTACAAACTCTCACTGAGATCAACCTTGAAGGCTTTCTATCTTCTTTTTCTCAAGAATTACTAGTTTTGTTTCACTGGCTGAGTGGTGAGGCCGAAGCCAAAAGGAAACAGAGGATCATAATGAGGATCACCAACATTCATTGGCAATTGATCAACAGTCTTGAACCAAGTCCTTGAAAGCTTACCAGAGAAACCATAATCACCAAACAGAACATCAGCTACTCCTTGGCCTTCTGTGCCAGGAAGCCATGCCGCCACAAGAGCGTCGATCATGTCGAGGTAAGGCTCGATAACAACTGGTCTCCCAGAAATCACAATGACTACACACTTGACAATGCCACACACATTCTTGATTATTTTTGGTCCAGGGCTGGAGATTGTGAGATTCAAGCTGTCACCATATCCCTCTGCATATGGGGGCTCTCCAACTGCTATTATAGCATAAGAGGCTCTGCTTTTCCTCACAAATTTGTTGTCAGGGTTCTCAGAGTATATGACTTTAGTTTTCTGATCAACTGTAGATTTCACAGCATCAAGAATTGTTGTTCCTATGCATACACACAAAGAACATCAATGCTGAGAAATTTCTCAATGGTTTTCGCTGTGTTTCATAtatgaaaatgttaaaaaaaaacataaaaaaagaagaaaaggaaaatgtaTTCCTGCATGTCATTTGTATTATGATGTTACTATATTAGATCATTCCTTGGTACATTTGTACTTTAACATGGGTAAGTTTcatatcatttcttgctcattGGTACTTTATAAGTTGTATTGTAATATAGGTGAGCATTCATATTTTCTAACCTCCATATATTCTGGGTCTTGCACATTTCTAACATTAACCTAGGTCATCatgttttttgtaattaataggCTATATGAGCTATTGTTTTAGATTCTTAATAATGCAAACTATGCCGAGAACGAGTTAACTACCAGTTGTGAGGTTGTTGGTACTAAGCCCTTGCCATTGGATCGTCCATCCTCCGCATTGATAGCCCAAGTTGTTAGCATGAATGCCAGCAACAAGGATTTTCTTTGCCTTTTTGGGTAGTGGCAACATTGGCGCATTACCGGGCTTTCCATTCTTCAGAAGAACTAGTGATTTCCTCACAGCTTCTCTGGCCAACTCCCTGTGTTCCTGAGGAAAATATAGAAAGTATTAGTGATAACAGTCTGGATTGgtttaattaatgcattaaaaaCACAAATGCTATTGATAATTCATTGGTTGTTTCATTTGAAGTACATGAGGTTCTTATGTTTGTAGGATTAAGGCAAAGTTTTGCAACCTTTTTTCCAAGCTCATCCGCTAAACTATGGTCTGCATAAGGCTTCTCAAAGAGTCCCAGTGTGAATTTCACCCGAAGAATCCTTCTTACAGCATCATCAATTCGACTCATTGGAATGATTCCATTTTTGACTTGGAAGGTAAGATCATCAATGAACTCGGTGAAGTTGTGGGGTACCATTACCTTCAAAATCATGACCaaacggaaaaaaaaaattcaagaatttgaGACATTGTTATTGAAAATCATCGGTTCATGAACTAAGgacaaaatatgagaaattaccaTGTCAATGCCAGCATGAACTCCAGCCTGAACTGAATAAGAGTAATTAGCATGAGGAGGGCTGGTAATCTTATCGATGCCTTGCCAATCAGAGATCACAAAACCCTGCCACATGTTGAAATTCATGAGCTAGGAACTTTAACTGAATGATAATTTTCAGCCAGACAAAAAGACTAACTCTGAAACGAAGTTTGTTCTTGAGGAAATCAGTAACTAGATAATGGTTAGCATGCATCTTAATCCCATTCCAGCTTGAAAATGAAACCATCACACTGGAGACACCTTTGATGATGGCATTGTAGTAAGGTGGCATGTGAATGCTGAGCAGTCCATTCTGACTGATAATCGTGTTATTCTCATTAATACCATTATGTGTTCCACCATCACCGACATAATGCTTTGCACATGCTGCAACTTTATTCCTATATAAACGCAAAATGAAGATTCGATCCAAATACATGaagtttattttaaatacaagtTAAGATATTGCAAGGGGCAGTATTAAGAGTGTGAGAGTGGGATGATTTCTTACTGTCCAGCAACAAAAGGGACTCCTTTTCTTGAATTTGCAGGAATGTCTCCTTGGAGACCTGGAATGATCTCTGTCATTTCTTGGACAAGCTTTGGATCTTCGCTAAAGCTTTCATAACATCGACCCCATCTTGGATCTCTACAAACCTGGAAACATTCAATGAAAggacaaaaatatttgaagataacactacattatatatataacatgaggCATCACACTAGTGTACATAACCAAAATTAAAAGTATAGAATATGAGCTTAATTTACCGCAACACACGGTGCAAAGACATAAGGAATCCCTGTCGCTCTAACTTCAAGAGCAGTTGCAGCGCCGATCTTCTTCACAAGTGACGGATCCCTAGCCAATATTCAACAGAGTAATTGCTTCTCAACAGGTACaacagaaatacaaaaaaatttaaaccatgaGGACATTGTTCTAGCACTTCTTTCATAATTGCTTACAATTTTATACAGCCTAAATCAGTTTTAGTGTAAATTTTCAATGAAGTTGAGATGAAACCATCCGACAAACTTGCCTGGTAGCTCCAAGTCCGATGTTGTGCGGGAAGATAGTAGCTCTATAGACGTTGTTGTGTCCATGGACAGCATCAATACCATATACGACTGGGATTCCGAGACGAGTAGACATAGCTCCTTTTTGCATCTCATTCACCATTTTCACCCAAGTTCCAGCAGAAGCCTGAGGAGATGGTACACTACCTCCACCACTCAAAACACTCCCTGGATATCAACAAGTCAAATTCAGCAAAAATTATCCTTTACTATGCCAATCAATCTCATTataaagttcatatatatagacCTATGAAGTATTTATTAATCACTTGAGCTGTTGCATTTTCCCTTTCGATTTGCGTCATTTGGCCGATCTTCTCAGCAAGAGTCATCCTTCCTAATAAGTCATTTATTCTAACATTCAATGGCTTCTTCGGATCCTTGTACTTGGCATACTCTGCTGCTCCTGAAATCACTCCCCAGCAGCAAAAGAAGATGAAGGCATAAAAAGCACTTCTTCTTCTGAGTCCAAAGCCCTCCATCATCAGCCTCAGCCTCATCAAATTACTAAGGAGAAGCCAAACAAGAGAGAGTTTTCAGAAAACATTTAGAACAAAACATCTATTTTGGGGTTGCAGGAATAGCAGTGGCATGTGATGATTGATCCATATAGTAGGGTCAAGAACAAAGCTTGAAaggtttcaaaaaaaatttcagacaaACCAAAGCAATTCCTCAAACACATTGTTCTCATTATTGAATTCCATGTAATCccatcagaagaaaaaaaaaaaaatttagcacaGAATGAGATGAGCACATCAACAGCATCTTAAGACCACATAAACAACAGAAATGCTGAGATCTTAAACCACCAAATGTAAAGCAATATACTCAGGCATCAATATGAAAGAAGACAATAAAGAAAACTAAGGTGATGAGATGAAGAACTTACCTAACATTAATGTGAAAACACAGAGTGGGAGGATTCTGCTTTAAGCTGGcatataaatatctatatatagcaTTGTGGATGAAAAGGGAGTGAAGTGGGGAGCACACAAAGTCACAGTAACAGTCAGTCACTCTTCCACTAGCTCTCCACACCAATTTGGTGAACTTATATAGCTTACATTGTCACTCATTTTTATCCATAAATTGAGCATTTTCATAAGcttaaaatgaatttaatgtATGATGAACATCTTTTGTGAAATTGCATGTGCTTTGAAGATTTGAAATTTGTTTTGTGGTGCTAAATGTCTCCCATGTTAAAGACATTGAAGGCTGGCATCCTCTAAGGAAATGCCATGGTCCCTTATTCATTAATCTTTGCTAGTTATTGGTCCTACAAAGCTGGTGAAATAATCAATGCAATCGCCCATTCATTGCCAGCCATCAAGAATTCTCTTCTATCATCTAATGCTTCATCACTCCTTGCATTTGGAAGTCCAATACATACTCTTTATATCAATATCTATAAATTtgacatgtatgtatataaatatagcaGGATATAGTTAAAGTTGAATAATAACCTCCACAACTTCATGGATGTAATTCTGAACAGGGCTTATCCCCTCATCTAGTCTACAATCAAATATCAAAGCAACGatggaaataaataatttagcaAAAGCACAGCATTGTTTAGCTTAAATTTAGAGAGTATGAACAGCAAGTTTTTAACTAAGGTTGCACACAacaagagttatatatattatttagtaCAAGCGAGTAGATACATATGATTCGTGTCACAAAATGATGCCTTACTTCCTAAATGCATTTTTATACTTCAAAAAATCTTGCAAGTGACGAAAGATAACTAGACAGGCATTacccaaagaaaagaaagtaaatcTGATTCCATGGAACAGCTTATGataatttcttttcctttccctTGTGTGCAGGAAGGAAGAGATTTCCAAGATGTCGCATCTTGGTGTCCTCGAGATTACTATTTAGATAGAtattacaaacaaaacaaggaggaataaataaaaataaataaattgggatcaactaaacaaaaactAGCACTATAACTAAATGAAGAAGAACCAACAATAATTCTAAAATCCCAGTAATCCCACCATTCCAAGGCACCACCTTGACAAAGATATTAGACAAAGCACATATATTAACATCTCAAATATCAAAGGAAAGACTAACAAATGTtattaaaacaatgaaataaatcatgaatACTTTTAACTTCAAGCAATAAGTATGGTGTAAATTTTATAGGTATCTTTGTAATACTCATCCTATACATTTTAGAAAatcaattcataaataattcaaaagttTGACTGAAGTCTTATTAATTTTTCCATCATCTGACGAGTAGCTTGTGTCTCAGGATGTTCCCATCCGCACATAACCTCTTTAATATTCAATGTTGTCCTGCATAATTGCTCTGCGATATCATATAATCCACCTCGTATCATGAGTTTTGCCCTTGATTCTAGAAGAGTGGCTCTTAGATGTGCAAACTCATTGTACAAATGGGGATCAAATTGTACAGGTGATTTGTTGGAAGAACTATCATCATTGGATAGAAACAAGTCTTCCATGGTTTCTAAGGCCTCTGTGGCAACCCGCAAGAGCTCTAAAACACAAGTGAATTGAGAAAAAGCTCTGAGATCCTGCATGGCTAGCGGTAGAACAATTCGCTTAATGAAGGAAACCATGCCTTGGACGGAAAGATCAACAACTGAAGGAGTATTGCCGAATTTGAACACCAGAAAGCATGCTGCCCATGCATGATCAGAGTGCTCTTGGATAGACCCTTCTGTGCTAATTGCTTGAACCACAGCATGAGCATTATTAGCATTGTCGGTATTACGTGCATAGAGCTTAATAATGTCATGCACAtaaatgcatcctatttttgtaCAACTACGAGCAATGCGAAGCCTCACCATAATATCAGCCAACTCATGATCTTCTGAACTCTTGACATTATTAAGCTGCCTCATGCACATGCAAGTGAATCTACGTCGACATATTTTCCACAAAAGGCTGCCTAGACTCCCTTCTGAAATATCCTTCCCAGCTAGTGCTAACATAGAAACTGGGAATGGCGCGGGAGCAAACCAACTGCTTGACTGTATCATCCTCAAGGGCAACTTCTTGGGCTTCTCTGTTTGATAAAAAATGGAGAAACAGAAATCCAACAATCTGACAATGAACGGGTTGCGCCTCAACATAAGGTCTTCTTTGTTACTGCTCCGCGGCAGCTGTCTGTAAGGCATTCCATTGATTTTGTCTAAAAGTTTACAAGGACTGATTTGCAGCTCAGCAAGAACAGCTCCCACAAGTCCCAAAGCCAGAGGTAGCCTTCCAAGTTTCTCTTCGATAGCCCTCAGGGCATTGATATCTTCAACCGGGAGATCAACCAAACTACCTCTCATCAATAACATTGCATCGCTACTAGATAAGTGCAACAACTTCTGAGGCCGAATATTCAATGCATGAGGCAAGCGAGTGGAGATGAGAACATGAGTCTCTCCACCAAGCCGAGGTAACAGCTCCATCACATTCCTGCCATCCCACCAATCCTCTTCTTTTTCCAAATTGTCAATAACCAGCAAGAAAGGAATGTCTCTCATCAGCTCTCTGCGCACTTTCCTGATAGCTTCTCCCTCCATATCTGTAAATATTTTTGTCCCCCCTCCTTGTTTGCCCAAGGATAATTCATTCTCAGTAACCACATCAATATCTACACCAAGCAATGGAAGCAACTTCATATAATTTCGACGAATGTATCTTGCTTCACCCCCGACCCAAAGAACCATCTTATATCTTTGGGAAAACCTGTAAGCAAACTCAAGCAAAAGCTCAGTCTTTCCTATGCCAGAGTCACCGGTAACTAAAGCAATGCCATTCCTAAACTGCAGTTCAATcttatcattatcatcatcatcatcatcaccatcaaaatcctgCCATACAGCAGGCTCCTTGCCCTTCCTTGGTACAACCTCAGATATCTCACCTACTACTCTTTCTTCAGTCAGACGACTCAGACTTGGATTCTGATCACTGCTAGTCTTCATAATTTCATCCTCTCCTTTTCCTCTCCCATCTCCAAATAACAATGACTCAAGTTCAAGCAATTCTTTCTCCCTTCCAACAAAACTAGTGTTTCTTGGGAAAGGAAAT encodes:
- the LOC120274802 gene encoding beta-glucosidase BoGH3B-like — its product is MRLRLMMEGFGLRRRSAFYAFIFFCCWGVISGAAEYAKYKDPKKPLNVRINDLLGRMTLAEKIGQMTQIERENATAQVINKYFIGSVLSGGGSVPSPQASAGTWVKMVNEMQKGAMSTRLGIPVVYGIDAVHGHNNVYRATIFPHNIGLGATRDPSLVKKIGAATALEVRATGIPYVFAPCVAVCRDPRWGRCYESFSEDPKLVQEMTEIIPGLQGDIPANSRKGVPFVAGQNKVAACAKHYVGDGGTHNGINENNTIISQNGLLSIHMPPYYNAIIKGVSSVMVSFSSWNGIKMHANHYLVTDFLKNKLRFRGFVISDWQGIDKITSPPHANYSYSVQAGVHAGIDMVMVPHNFTEFIDDLTFQVKNGIIPMSRIDDAVRRILRVKFTLGLFEKPYADHSLADELGKKEHRELAREAVRKSLVLLKNGKPGNAPMLPLPKKAKKILVAGIHANNLGYQCGGWTIQWQGLSTNNLTTGTTILDAVKSTVDQKTKVIYSENPDNKFVRKSRASYAIIAVGEPPYAEGYGDSLNLTISSPGPKIIKNVCGIVKCVVIVISGRPVVIEPYLDMIDALVAAWLPGTEGQGVADVLFGDYGFSGKLSRTWFKTVDQLPMNVGDPHYDPLFPFGFGLTTQPVKQN
- the LOC120274656 gene encoding uncharacterized protein LOC120274656 encodes the protein MAKFSSSSSSSTFHSTIQSPSTTLIINPTNAPTSHSHRHSDEKNLGDISMQFGKARCCDVFIGSSLIVPWEMHFVKWLRAELKMQGFSCSLSDRSRLRDARSLAVARATMDATAVGMVVVTTRAFSNPYSVEELQVFLDSGKLIPIFLGLTQSECLPRDIMERRGNLWEKHGGPCWTSYGGIEKEWMEVINGLSRVDVKLEVKEDNMRSCILVAVRILGTILGRKSTVERVRRWVEFAEEEFPFPRNTSFVGREKELLELESLLFGDGRGKGEDEIMKTSSDQNPSLSRLTEERVVGEISEVVPRKGKEPAVWQDFDGDDDDDDNDKIELQFRNGIALVTGDSGIGKTELLLEFAYRFSQRYKMVLWVGGEARYIRRNYMKLLPLLGVDIDVVTENELSLGKQGGGTKIFTDMEGEAIRKVRRELMRDIPFLLVIDNLEKEEDWWDGRNVMELLPRLGGETHVLISTRLPHALNIRPQKLLHLSSSDAMLLMRGSLVDLPVEDINALRAIEEKLGRLPLALGLVGAVLAELQISPCKLLDKINGMPYRQLPRSSNKEDLMLRRNPFIVRLLDFCFSIFYQTEKPKKLPLRMIQSSSWFAPAPFPVSMLALAGKDISEGSLGSLLWKICRRRFTCMCMRQLNNVKSSEDHELADIMVRLRIARSCTKIGCIYVHDIIKLYARNTDNANNAHAVVQAISTEGSIQEHSDHAWAACFLVFKFGNTPSVVDLSVQGMVSFIKRIVLPLAMQDLRAFSQFTCVLELLRVATEALETMEDLFLSNDDSSSNKSPVQFDPHLYNEFAHLRATLLESRAKLMIRGGLYDIAEQLCRTTLNIKEVMCGWEHPETQATRQMMEKLIRLQSNF